CGGATTATGATGATAAGGAAGTTTTCGaagcaaaattaaaagaaCAAGAGAGACAAAACACGGaagaattgagagaaaaaatagCACAGTAAAGTGTCGTAAAGTgagatttgagatttttgtaatttttttgagaatttctagAAAGAAAGGGACTTGAATGTAATATATCAGGAAAATTGCAGAATATGTTTGCTGAGGAAATCAAAGAACTTAAAAGACTCCACAAATTGAAACTTGCGGCATTTTTCGATTGCATTCGGTTGAAATAtcgatttgaagaaaaagcaCACGAATGGTCCGATTGGATTGAAAACCATCTTAGACAAATGATTATTAGAGtgcaaacaaaatttattgattttgaaactatGGTACGGTTGTCAATGGcctaattatattttgaaatttcaggcaaaaaatttcaaatatttcaaatcagTTTCGGAAGAAATGATGCCTgaaataaattctgaaatatttaatctAAATGAAGAAATCACGATCttgctcaacaatttttctaccattttcaacaactttGAAATTATGTATATCGACCATCCAGAAGGACTTTTTATTCGCGTTAttcaagttagtttttttcaaaattgggattccttttttattgtgttgataatttttgtttgtttccaTTAACGATCAGTAAACAATATTGATTTACAATACTTTacttctatttttcagaaaagcttGTGCATGATAGCTGTAAAACTCCTGGAAATCCGGAATTCTTTAGACAAAGCTGACATGTCAAATGACTGGTATGAAGAGACAAGGGCGCTTTTCTCAAACATCAAAATAAGTGACATTCCAACGGTTTcccaattgagaaaaatttgtaaaaatgagAGTCATTCTGACTAcgaagaattgaaatttccggaggTTTTGAGAGTAGCTACTGTAGTGATTGAAGAAGTTTCAAACAACAGTAAAGAATCAGAAGAATTATAGCAAGAAATATGTGAATGAAATAAATGACATATTTTTTGacttatttataaaataaaagtatcattttcaaatgtaaaaatatgttttttactGTTATTAATAAACTTaaacttgtatttttcttcGTATGACTTGCTTCATAAATTGTCGTATCCTGGAGGTTTTTCAATAGCTCGAtgagaattttttgacacTATTGTAAGATCCATTTGACGAGAAAGTGTCTCTTGTATATAATCACGCTCAGCCACATCAAACTGCAAAAACTGTCTTTATTACAACATAAGTTTGGTTTTGTGCACCTTTTGAATAAGCTCACTTAACTGTTTCATCCTATCATCAACATAAATAAACTCTGATCCGATCCCTTGTTCAGTGGCAGTACAACCTTCttcttcaaacatttcaagCGTTGATATCAGTTCACTCATTTCTGTTCTTAATTCCTCAACGGTTCCGATAACTTCTCCAATTAGTTGTGTAAAAACTTGAACATCCGTTGATCCATCTGCATTGAATTCAGTAGCATGTTGGTAGAAAACTCTCAAAGCGCTCAATAAATCGTCCATTTCAGTATCTAAGAGCGCTTCTCCTATCCTCATTCGCCTATGATTTTCTATaacctgaaaacaaaatagaaGTGTAAAATAAAATCGCTCAATTGCAATTTCAAGTCTTACAATTGGTTCTGTTGCACTGTATACAATAGATAACACTTTGTGAGCATCTCTCAATGTTTTGCATTGTCGTTTGAATTGTTCGGACCTATCTTCAATTGCCAGACTCTCATCAACTGAGCAGTGTTGAAGGCTGAACTTATTACATTTTTAGTATCGTTAAACAGAACTCACTTGAAACAAAACAAGTGTCATCTTGCTTctctaattgatttttttgatcttcaaaTCTATCTTCATTGATGTGTCCAAGACGATTCTCTCCATCGAGGATTGTGTGATGAAGTTCTTGAttcaaattgagaattttttgatttttatccgCATATTTTGACAGCCCATTTGCCAGTTCGAGTTTGTGCTCAGTTTCATCCGTTATTTTTCgcagtttatttattttatttttaagatcTTTATCCATCTGACGTATGATGAATTTGTTTGGATCCtgtttttctaacttttttttttcttggctATTCTTTTCTAATACAGTATTTTCGTTTGAGATGAAATGACTTTCTTGAATATtctaaacaattaaaaatatttgaattcaaaatttacagaaagcAAACCTCCTCGCGTATTACTTATATTTCTTGATTCTTTCCCTCCGTTTGTctcaatttattcaatttttagtaaatGGCAACtttgatatctgaaaaataacttaaGCAATTTTAAGactatcaaaaataaatgaagtttgaagaaacacagaaaaataaGTGACAATATATGTACTTATTATAAAATGATATTGCTATGAACTCACGTTTTAGAACGTAAGGGAAAATAAAATGAGCAAGAATATATAAGATAAACATTATCGTGGACACGAACATGAACCGacatcattttaaaaaagttaccaTCAACTTCATTTTTAGTCCggttacaattaaaaaataaaaaccttgaaaaaatacaacaaacaTTCCTTTTATAAATACATTCCTTTTTGCAATATAATcataaaattagttaaaatattAAACAGTGAAACAGTGTGAGTGAAAGTTTATAGCTGGATAATTTGCATTCCATTAAATAATGAATTTGAACTGaactgatttttaattaattaaaataagttTCTTCGAGCTTCTCTTACTTTTTTGATTAGATCACTCATCTCTGTCATGTAGTCATTTACCAGAATTAGTTCTTTCACTACTTCATGTTCTATATCACCATTGGAATCACTTTCATTCTCCATTCTTGATTGAATGCTGATCAActcagtttttatattttcagttatCGGTAATATTTGATTAACAAGACTGATAAATTCAGCGTCATTTCCAGATCCTTCTGCATTAAATTCTGTGTTATAATACGAAAAAACACGGAGGGAGCTCAATAAATCGTCCATATCTATCTCAGATTGGTTTCTCATTTTTACAGCTTGGAGAATCTGGAAGAAGCTAATGTTTTCATAAAGAGATTTAAAACTGAAGCTTTGCCTAATTTGAAAGTATAAAAACAAACCAGTGTTTCTGAAATGTTGAATTCACATTCAAATAGTTTGTATTTGCTGCATAAAATGTTGCATTGCTGCTTGAATAGGTTGAATTGATCATCTAACGACTGCTTGGCTCTCAACTTTGCAAGATTTGCAACTGCAACAAAATTAATTACTATaagatttcaagaaatctCCTTACTTCCGTTCAATATAGCtgtttcagtatttttcagtttctcttTTTGAGAatcattttgttgtttttccaacatttgaaattgaagttctCCTTCAATTTCTGTTTTATCTAGGTTTCGTTTCAATTCCAAATATTCTTCATTGATTTCCTTTTGTTGCTTCAACTTTTCAgcgttatttttatttttgatttgtctgaaaataataatacaatttttcatacaGCTTTATTTGTTCATAAATCTTGAACTAAATGCTTATATCTAGATTATTCTCAGTTTTATCGATAAGTCTACAAAGGCGGAATATTTGTTCTATTCCAATTCttaaacttgttttttatGAGAAATAATTGGACATTAACTAACTAatggaattttccaattagtgtcggaaatgtaaaaaaatgtatttaaatacaccTTATGCGTTAGGTTTTTTCAAGTAACCAAATATGTATAataaaaactgtcaaaaagtttCGATGAACTCTAAAAGATTAAAATTACTTATTTTGACTTTAATTAGTTATTTTTCATCCCCAAATTAATATACTCACTGGTCACATGCGTCCGGCTTACAGGCAGGGAATGACATATTTTGCTACCTGCAATTGATATATTGTAAGAAATAGTATAGTATGAAAAATCTTCTATACAGAGATATTGAATAAATACAAATTAGTACTTGTTATAATTTacgaaatttgatttgataTTCATTTATTGGAATAACAATTCATTTAATgtcatttaaattaatttaaaacaaattatcaTGATGTTAAACTGAAGGtcagaagaaaaatgtttacaatGGAATGCAGAATGCATAGAATAGAAGAAAGTAAGAAAGGTGAGCAAAACCTTTACATTTCAAAAGTAGTTAATTATTGagaatacatttagttttcgGTGATTGCTGCTGGCTTAACCTTCTTTGTGGTTTCATAGGCGGGTGGTCCTTCAAGAGCGTTACGTCCATTTCTAGTAGAATGAGCAATTCTCATTTGATCAGCCAATGTCTCTTGAATGTGGTCACGGCTGATGACGTTGAACTGAAACGTATTTgttgtgaaaatatttgtgaaagGAAAATGTGATTACCAGCTGGATTTTGATACtgatttctttcattttgtcACTAATGGCGatcatttctttcaaaatccCATTTTGATCAGTGACAAGTGGCTCCTCTTCGAAAACGCCAATCTTTGAATCAATTGTATTGATTTCAGTAGTCAATTCTCCAATTATTGCAATGACGTCAGCAATATGCCCAGTGAATCTCTCTTCATCAGTAGATCCACCTGCATTAAATTCAGAAGCACAAATTCTGAACATTCTGAGATCACTCAAAAGATCTTCCATATCAAAGTCTATAAGCGGTCTTCCAGCTTTCATACGATTGTCAATATTCATAAGCTGAAAGAAAATCTTTGATAAGTTGTACTAGTACATTATGTTCCaacaattcaaaatacaaaacaaaCCTGTGCTTCAATAGAATTGTATGAATTGCAAAAGGCTCTGTGGCGGTTGATAAGATTTCTGCAATGTTGACGAAATTGTTCGAAGTTATCCTCAATTGCTAGACTTGTCATCAACTGTGCCGAATTAGCAActgaatatcaatttttggattaactaaattttaaaaacaaagttCTTACTTCCTGAGAAGGCCCTATTCTCTATCTTCTCCAATCGCTTCTTCTGTTCCTCAATTCgtttttcatccattttttgaagtttttcttctTGGTTTATCTTGATTTCGTGAATCCCttgattcaatttcaaaacttcttcaTTAAACTTCTTTTGTTCCGCGTTCCTTTCTTCTCTGATTTTGTTGCACATTTCTTGCCGAATCTTTTCCCCGTTCTTAATGATTTCTGCCGAATCATTCAGTTGCTGACGacgaatttgaagtttttcttcaaGTTCTTTTTGTAGCTTCTCAAGCTCAAATTTTCTCTTCTCAACTTCCATTTTGTTTGAATCATTTCGAACATTCAACTTCTCTCTGGTAATAGCATTGAGGCGTTCTTGCAATGCTTCCATTTCTtcgatttgtctgaaaatgtcccattttgaaaaataaattatggtCGAAAATGATTGAAACATACTTTGCTCTTTGGTTCAagatttcctttttcttttcctccgcacctttcttcaatttttctctcgtCTCGTCTAATTCTCTTTCATGGGCAGCATGCAGACCGGCAGATTTTTGTTGAACTTGctaaataatgtttcaaattatgtATGAAAATTGTATCCATGCTCACTCTATTTATTTTGTCGCGTTCTTCTTTCAACTCATTTTCTCTGGCAACTTTTCGTTCCTCATATTTTGAAGACATGGTGCAATGGATGCAGAAATGGCCTGAATTAAAGTATTAATAAGatacaaaatatataaataaacaaaatagGAGGCAGATAAAGTATTGGCTTAAAACCAACtgtaaaataatgaaaatgaaagGCAAACATtaaaggaaaatatttttaaagaataatgacatggctttaaaaaaaacattagattaataaaattaatttttgatttccagtTTCTGGCTAACATCGGAAATCGCTTCGATTGGCATCGACACGTTATGTCTTTGTTGGATACTCTCAGTAATTACACGACGGTTTTCGGCAATTGGTTGAAGATTATTAATCTAAAAGTGAAACTTTTTACTCATAACCCTTTTGAAGagttgaaattttaggaaattgcCGATATGGCCACCACATCGGACGGGTTTTGTGAACTTACGATATTAAAGAGATCATCTTTCAAGTCACTAAAACGTTTGTTGTTCTCTTCTTCAATTGCAATCTTGAGCTCAAGATTACGTCTCAAGCCAGCAATGACTGGTTGAAAATCCGAAACCTTAGATTTGATCTTCCGGAGCTCATCCTGAAAGATGTTCCATTTAGTTGTCTCATTTTGATAACATATTTTCTACTCACACTCATTGAAACATCTTCCAACTCCAAAAATGCTAAGTTTTGTTCAATTGCCCCAACTTTGTCGTTAATGGCACGAAGGCATTCGGAAAGGCGAGTGACATATTGTTTGGTTGACCTTATTTGTCTTTCGCTTAACCTTGCGAAATGGTCTTCAGTTGCTccaagctgaaaattaagattATGAACTTTATTAATAGCcttgaaaaaataaggaaaaatgaGTTGTTTAATATATATAtccaaatatatatatatatatatatatatccaTATTTCTCCTAGGTTTGTTGGCTGCCAACTCTTTTAACATCTTCATTAACGAAGTCAAAGTGTAACATTTATTTAACTCACCACAACAGCTGCTCTACCGAAGAATCCATCAAAATCTGCCATCGGCCCATTTTTCAGCTCTGCCATTTTGCCGTTAACTTGTCTTCGATTCTTTTGGTCGTCAACACATCGCTGAATAGCCAGATCTTGCATTCCCATTGACTGCACGTCAACCAAATCACTTCGAATATCATTAATTGCCTAGAaagttaatttgaaatatagtTTCCAAACAGACATGACTTACCATAACTTGGTTTTCCTTGCGTTCCTCTCGCTCACTCGACGCTGCTTCTCTTTGTGCTTCGTGAATTTCATTTCTCTTATCCATTAaaacttctgtttttttctgagCCAAAAGtctacaaattaaaatttaaaaattagaaaaataacaaacatTACACTTACTCTTCCATATCTTTTTTGTTATCAACTTCGTCAAAGATTTGTCTTCCCACTTCAGATTCCATAATCATGCTTCTAGCTTTTCCTTCAGCAATTTCCTTATCCAAGTGcagatttttctaaacttaaATTAATGTCATAGGTAGTAACAGATTAATGCAGCAAGTTATCTTTCCTTactagaaaaaatgttatttgattttttaacacttcttaatataccgtatttcttctatttgtAAGACATGcaatattcatttttggaCCTACTTAGATGCAATACTATTAGAgtgtgcaatactaattttcgagcacatttttgtgatattttccATCAAGTAATAAcacaatttcatcaatttcaacaacaaaaatcgGATCAAAGTAGCGAATTTTACGTCTGATACGCAAAAATGACCGAGTTGTTTTCATATCTTAAAAATGTTGGCTTGTTATAGCAATTCTGTAAAAGTTTTCCTGAGAACGATTTTCTATTGCAAACTTTGAAATCTctaaaaaatagaacaaaaataaaatgttgcaAAGTAATAGACGTGCCAAATAATTAGACGCGCGTTACAAATAAAGGAATAATGGTAAGTAACATTTTCCatcttaaaatattgaatGTGTACAAAACTAACCTCGTTGAACTTAGACGTAGCGTCTTCAAAATGGTTCAGTGCAATTGATgttaaaacatcaattttcttcgaattttgttCAACCTCAATTTGTGCATTTCTTATGCTTTCCTCCTTTTTTTGTTCGTGTTCAGCTTGTTCTTTTAGTATTCTTTGGTcaacttctttaaaaaaaaatggttcagAAAGAATATTAATGAATTAAATTCTATTTACCCACCTTTCTTAAATCGATCCGCTTCATCTGCGAGCATTTTCATGTTTCTCAGGTGCTGATGATCACTACGAGAGAGTTCTTGTTGTAACCGTGTGGGACCACTATCTTGTATTTCTCTAAACATGTTCAAAACGTTCTTGTAAAATTGTTATTGCAACATACCGAATTGCATCCTGGTGTTTTACTTCGTCGCGTGCGTTTTGCTCGTCGCGCTGAGCTGTGGACATTTTGAAACGGGAACTTTCTGAAACTGAGTATTAgaataaaaacaacttttaagaaaacatATTACACGATTGAGCCAAATGATATCAGAGCGAGGAGATCAGAATTCAGGATATACATGGAAGATAAtagttaataaaaaataacccTAATAGTTAATACATATATAATTCCAAAAACCTTAAATGTGTTTACCATTTGTAATGCCTGGTTTCAATATGAAATTGACAACTAAAACAATCTACAGCAGTTTTACTAATGTTGAACAGAACAGTGATAAAAAGAGAATCGAAAGACAGAAACTCCGCCTCCAGTTTAGACGTaggaagaaaataaaagttagcAATAGGTTCAATCACAATAAATTTTATTGTGgagaaaaacagttttattattAGCAATGgtcatttttaaactgagGAAGAACACGATTCACACTacacttttcgattttcacgtacaatttaaaaaagtgatcTCAGGTGGTAAACATATCTAAAATTGATACTCAGAATTTAGTTGtcaaacaaattaaaaacagATAATGAAAGATGTAACATGTGttattgtgaaatttgaattttctatgtaatttttatcaactaaagtttatttgttttattcatatcagcaaaaaaccagaaaaagttcaagaaactttggttaaaaactgttaaaattgAGACAAAAGGGGGTTTCTTAAAATAGTTTTGtgattaacaatttttttcaattccctCTAGATACTtggaatttagttttaaatttaattttggtacgtttgaaatttaaattaaatatggAATTTAGTTGCAACTAAACAATGAAATACCAAATGGTTTCAGTCAATATTTACAGGAAAAGTTTGATGAGACTGCAAAGTCAgcagaaagtttcaaaatccTACGgagaaaagtttccagaattgTTTTAGGGTACTTACTTATAATACCTGTACCTCAGTTCATAATACCTGTACGAACAGTTCCGTATTTTTAACGCAAAACTAATGTTTTGAAGCCCTTATTTTCTATGGCTAAAAACGTTAAAGAGTTTgagtaaatattttaaaaaacatttttaaacatatcTACAACACtaatataaattataaatacaggattgacataccaaaatgAAGAAATACAGAATTAGATGAAGAACCTCTTACAGAGccgaatataaaaaatttttgacaagttCTTGCTGTTGACCGCTAGTCTTTTATACTATTTCAACCTGTTGTTCTTAATTTAACACTTAGCAAACAAAAGATAACGTAATGGAGAAGGTGTCAGTTCTGTGGAAATGTGTGTTTCCTCAGTTTATTTTCCACTGAGGAAGATCAAACGTATGACTAGGAATTTTGTGATATTGAACTGGTCAATACTTGCGAAGTTCGTTTTACACCTAATACAATAATGTATAACACACGGACCATTGTTTATTTTACAGCAAGACCCGAATTGGAATCACGGATTTATATGATACGATATCAAACTAAATCACAATTTGGAAGTGCGTAGCTGTGAACATTTACTGAAACTTGAATCTATAGGGTATAATATCGGACACCGTAAAAAACGTGACAAAACAAACTTTCAAGAATGGATCTTCATTCAACtacaaaatataattattccTCAGAACTTTGTGTTCTTTCTCACTGAAATCATGTGAACTGTTGAAATATTCCTCATTAAATTTccataaacttttaaatttgcatttcTTCATGGTTAACTTTTCACAATATAAGGAAGATCGAGGTAACGTCTGTATGACATGTGCAATTCTcgtgaaatgtttttcaggaATTGGTATAGAAATCTTAGGAAgttctacaaaatttcaatcatACACATGTGTTAAATATCATTGATAAGAAGATGTTTGATGATGTATCAGCAATTATTTCTATGtcgaaatataatttaaacttaaaatacGCTTAggaataaaacaatttattcatACATTGTAGATAGTAtacataaaattgaaaaaagaacagtttaaaataatcaaGTCCCATTGCTGATTtggagattttgaaattgtggCATTGAcagattcattttttcttcaatcaaTCGGTTCATTTCTCCGCGTTTTTCGGAAATCAAATGCAAACAATTaacctaaaaaatcaaaatttaatttttaaattcgtaTCCAAAAATTTACCATTGCGAATAATCGTTTTTTCATAtccacaaatttttcataattatctGGATCAATTTCCTGATTTTCACTGTTTAGGATCCGTTTGAAATTCGGAATCACTTTGTTGAAATCGGATATTTGAGTTCGGATTTGGCTGATCATGCCCTGTAACTTGGGATAACGTTTTGTGTTAGCACACGGATTTCGAGCTTACATTCATCAAAACCTCTTTTAGTTCGTAACAAGCCAAGCTTTGCTCCAGATTAGTGACCATCGTACTAATTGAAAGAAGAACTTCTCCAAACTGGATCAAATAGTTCTTAGTTTTCgctttttcttcctttttcgcAGGATAGCCTGGCGGTGCACCAAGCTGAAACGAgcagaaaataactttttaaaaatcatattattcGAAACAGTTAGTGAAAACGCAGTaagataaaatttttctagacgTGGCAATTTTACAAATGATACTAACCACAGAAATTGCTCGCTGGAAAAACTTGTCAATTTCTTCTGTCTTCGATTTTATGTTGATAATATGCTGATTAACTTTTCTGCGGTTGTTTCTCTCTTGAGCAATAATTTGCATTGAAAGATTCACCATTCCCATTTTCATGACTTGGCTCAAATCATTGCGAAGCTCACATAACATCTGTAAGATACACTGCTAACTTAGCAATTGTTAACAAACGAATACCTCTTCATGATCGGCGCTTGCCTCTTTTCTGATATCAATAACACTGTCCTTTTcagcattttgaattttcaagtaaagCTCAAATAGATCTTCAGCATGCTGTTGAGCAATAATTCTGgaatttcaataataataGAAATTCATAATACGACCATACTGTGTAACATATTTGCACTCACTCATTGTTGTCTATTCTGGTTTCaacatcatcaaaaattgatgtCTCCATTGCGACTGTTCGTTTGTCAAATTATTGTAGGGATAATAAACTTACAgaaatcaaatattcaataaaaaacgacATGAACTTGAAAAGTGGTTCTTTCTTCctcatatttattttgtttgtcTCATGGAGAAAGATAACGTACACTTTCAACTACAACTAGCAAGTGTTGTTGGTGTTGTTTGAAACAAAGGGAGGGAATGGCTGGGGAGTGATGAAATCCAGCATTTTGGACACTCGGCAATTCAGGTAACTGTTggtttctgaaagttttggcaattgctcAAACCTTTGAAGACTTTACTTGAAATTAATTACTGAAAAACTCTGAATAGTTTGATTGTGagagacattttttttaatgtgaaatttttgccacaaattattaaaatctaTATGCTGTATTTCCTCGAATAGTATTACAACTTATTTGTTAGCTTTGACAACACGTATCTTAGTTTTTGTTTGTTAGAAAAACTGTCAAttagcaaaatatttcaaactctTTTTCTACCATTTCTTTATTGGTTGATTTAGAAATTATTGGAAATCAAGTAAGGagattgccggttgccgaaaactGTTGAAAGCTGTGCACCGCTAGGTTTTGCATTCGATAAGTTATCGTTGAACCCAGTGAAACCATGATGGTATTTTGGGAGAATTCAGAAAACGTTTTAATGGAGTTTTTTAGATCGTAATCATGAACAGAGGTTACAACTTATTGTTTTAAAGTGCTTTGCTGAATAAATTGAGTCAATTTAAACGGAAAACAAATCTAAAGAATATTGCACATTATACGTTGGCATGACAAGGACGCtacatttgcaaaaaaacagtTGAATGACTTTCACGGATCGGTTACAGACAGTCATTTCTGGATAATTCAATTCAAGTGATTAATCGCAATGAATGTTGTATGTTTTTGCCACTGGAACGTTGACATATCAATGACGCCGGCTGAAcgtttctgtaattttcagattttatccAAATATATAATATGCACCATAATAGTAATATTTATTTGTAAAGTGTTATTCTACcaaattcaatcaaaattaatcaatCGTCGATCTGTATTCCTCCTACAAATATTGGAGTATTAGTTCCTGGAAATTCAGTGTATTTATTCCACGCTATTTTAATATTGTTTCCCAATCCGACAACATTCATCACAACAAATGGACGATTCCATTATATATTAACGGCCCAAACAGAAGTACCAACATCATCTCACCTACtgctaataatttttgagcagctcacaaaaaaacaagagcTGAATGAAATTCGATTCATTCTAAATGCGCACTAGCTCATATTTTATGTATCAATTCCCCTGGCCCGACCTCATACATTTTTTATCGGCCGATCGTCGTCGGTTCATCTCAATTGCACACATACACTAACCAAACCTACAGCTTCACACACATACACTAACCAAACCTACACAAACAAcacaatttaaattattttttcttactttttttaTAGAACGAGTTTGACTTTTTAGTGCTCCTCTTGAAAAACTTTCTCtttgttttataataatttgtGGAACAATCAGGTAGGTGGCGTCGGTAAGGAATTATTTTGGTTCAGGATGatgaaaacaatttgataAGAGCATTCAAAGTATTCAATACATTCAATGTTTACCTGAAGAGTCAAGTGATAGTCATAAAGATGAACAAGTTTTTGGTGATAAGAGAATAGAGTATCAACGACAGAttcaatacattttgaaagtgGAAATGATTTGAACagaacaataaaaattctagaatttatGAATACATATCGCGTGCGGAATAATTTCATATGTTAATTCGttcaattcttttttatttcaatcgcattattttcaaatcaaaaatgtttgaatgctCACACATCCAGCAATTGTGGAATACAAGTTAATTAAATTCTCAGTTGTGCCTATGAATGAAGTTGAAATTGTTGactaacttaaaatttttctcacttttttcataCATCAGGATACAAAAGTTTTTAGCAAACTTTTCACAAGACACAAGACAATATCGTAACctcaacaaaatttcaatcagCTTATCGCTGAGcatgttcacttttttctgtcTCTTTTTTAATCACCCAGAAAACTTTTGACGCGGAAAGAATATTAATGTCATCGTTTGAGAACTGAAAGGTTAACTTGATAACAACATGGTATTTCGTTTTAAACCGTTGTGTACtggcttttcgaaaaaatctgtaaaatttaaataatttctgcacgaaaaatgatttttttttgtttcatcttCAACAAAGTAAaaggaaatattttgaacagcTTGAAATCCCTCACTTATATGTCTGgaggaaaaacttttttattttaagacTTTTAAATTATGTCtcatgttttcaatttatgatatattatttaaatttacacCATGGCGCAGAAATAAGAGGTAACTCtccagtttgaaaattttcactttttactGCAAACAAACACAGTTTCTGTCACATTGTGTTGCTCGGTTCGATTCTGTTCCATTTACACTCTGCACCAGAGTTTCGCTGTGATAAGAACATGATTTTGATGTTGACAGCAACGCCAATTTTTCTTATCACTAGTCAAGATTTTTAGAGCCCTGAGGCTATCT
This is a stretch of genomic DNA from Caenorhabditis elegans chromosome V. It encodes these proteins:
- the B0507.4 gene encoding DUF4455 domain-containing protein (Partially confirmed by transcript evidence), with translation MFAEEIKELKRLHKLKLAAFFDCIRLKYRFEEKAHEWSDWIENHLRQMIIRVQTKFIDFETMAKNFKYFKSVSEEMMPEINSEIFNLNEEITILLNNFSTIFNNFEIMYIDHPEGLFIRVIQKSLCMIAVKLLEIRNSLDKADMSNDWYEETRALFSNIKISDIPTVSQLRKICKNESHSDYEELKFPEVLRVATVVIEEVSNNSKESEEL
- the B0507.7 gene encoding Protein containing ALS2cr12 (ALS2CR12) signature (Confirmed by transcript evidence), which gives rise to MSFPACKPDACDQQIKNKNNAEKLKQQKEINEEYLELKRNLDKTEIEGELQFQMLEKQQNDSQKEKLKNTETAILNGIANLAKLRAKQSLDDQFNLFKQQCNILCSKYKLFECEFNISETLILQAVKMRNQSEIDMDDLLSSLRVFSYYNTEFNAEGSGNDAEFISLVNQILPITENIKTELISIQSRMENESDSNGDIEHEVVKELILVNDYMTEMSDLIKKFKFII
- the B0507.8 gene encoding Protein containing ALS2cr12 (ALS2CR12) signature (Confirmed by transcript evidence), which translates into the protein MSTAQRDEQNARDEVKHQDAIREIQDSGPTRLQQELSRSDHQHLRNMKMLADEADRFKKEVDQRILKEQAEHEQKKEESIRNAQIEVEQNSKKIDVLTSIALNHFEDATSKFNEKNLHLDKEIAEGKARSMIMESEVGRQIFDEVDNKKDMEELLAQKKTEVLMDKRNEIHEAQREAASSEREERKENQVMAINDIRSDLVDVQSMGMQDLAIQRCVDDQKNRRQVNGKMAELKNGPMADFDGFFGRAAVVLGATEDHFARLSERQIRSTKQYVTRLSECLRAINDKVGAIEQNLAFLELEDVSMSDELRKIKSKVSDFQPVIAGLRRNLELKIAIEEENNKRFSDLKDDLFNIINNLQPIAENRRVITESIQQRHNVSMPIEAISDVSQKLEIKN
- the B0507.9 gene encoding Protein containing ALS2cr12 (ALS2CR12) signature (Confirmed by transcript evidence), coding for METSIFDDVETRIDNNEIIAQQHAEDLFELYLKIQNAEKDSVIDIRKEASADHEEMLCELRNDLSQVMKMGMVNLSMQIIAQERNNRRKVNQHIINIKSKTEEIDKFFQRAISVLGAPPGYPAKKEEKAKTKNYLIQFGEVLLSISTMVTNLEQSLACYELKEVLMNGMISQIRTQISDFNKVIPNFKRILNSENQEIDPDNYEKFVDMKKRLFAMVNCLHLISEKRGEMNRLIEEKMNLSMPQFQNLQISNGT
- the ddn-1 gene encoding Protein containing ALS2cr12 (ALS2CR12) signature (Confirmed by transcript evidence) is translated as MSSKYEERKVARENELKEERDKINRQVQQKSAGLHAAHERELDETREKLKKGAEEKKKEILNQRAKQIEEMEALQERLNAITREKLNVRNDSNKMEVEKRKFELEKLQKELEEKLQIRRQQLNDSAEIIKNGEKIRQEMCNKIREERNAEQKKFNEEVLKLNQGIHEIKINQEEKLQKMDEKRIEEQKKRLEKIENRAFSGIANSAQLMTSLAIEDNFEQFRQHCRNLINRHRAFCNSYNSIEAQLMNIDNRMKAGRPLIDFDMEDLLSDLRMFRICASEFNAGGSTDEERFTGHIADVIAIIGELTTEINTIDSKIGVFEEEPLVTDQNGILKEMIAISDKMKEISIKIQLFNVISRDHIQETLADQMRIAHSTRNGRNALEGPPAYETTKKVKPAAITEN